DNA from Aureimonas sp. AU20:
ACCAGATTGCCGTCGAAGGTCAACGTCGCGCGCTCGAAGTTCAGGCGCCGCGACAGAAGCTGGAAGCGGCCGCGCCGCAGCTCGAAGGCGCCTGCGATGCCGAGATTCGACACCGGGCCGGTGATACGGATCGTGCCGCCGAGCTCGAGATCCAGCCCCCGGCCGCGCACGAAGACGCGGTTCGGCGCGTTCAGCGTGACGTTGAGGCTGATGCCGGCTGAGCTCGTGGTGCCGCCCGAACCCGACTTGGGGTCGATCTCGCGCAGCTGCTGCAGGACGCGCGGCGGCGTGTTGCGCCGTTTGAGGTCGATACGCGCGACCGAGGTCGGAAGATTGTCGGGAACGAGGATCGCGATCTCGGACGCGTCGATCGTGCCGGCGAGAACCGCCGCGCCCGTCAGCGGTCCTTGCAGCGTCAGCCCGGCATTGAGGCGAACGGTGACGAGTTCGCCGTCGCTGTAGCGCCCGTCCTGCACGCGGATGGCGAGGTCGGCCGGAAAGCCGGCGCCAAGGCCGATCGTGCCCGAGACCGACACCGTGCCACCGCCGCCGAGCTGCGCGGTGACGCCCTGCAGCGTCGCCGTCTGGCCGTTCAGCGCGACCGTGGCGTTGATGGCGTTCACCGCCAGATTGGCGCCGGTGTCGACGAAGCTCGCCCCGGCGGTGGAGACCGTGCCGACCACGTTCGGGTTGGCGGCGGTTCCGGTCACCGTGGCGTTGATGCGCGCCGTTCCCTGAACCGAGCGGCCGTTCTCCGCCAGGATGCGGTTGGCGAGCGAGAGCGGCGCCGTGCCGTCGAGGCGAAGGTCGAAGCTCGGCGTGCCCGCGACATTGACCGAGCCGTTGGCGGCGAACTGAAGGCCCGAGCCCGACAGGGTCGAGTCCAGCGTCACGCGATTGTCGGCGAACTGGCCGTTGGCGGCGATGGCGAGCGGGCCGACGCCCGCGTCCCGCGTCGGTTGCACGGAGAAGCCGGCCAGCGACAGGTCGTATTGAACCTGGGGCGCGGCGATCGTGCCGCCCGCGCGCACCCGGCCGTTGAGCGTGCCTTGGGGGCCGAGATCGGGCGCGGCGGCGGCCGCGATCGAGGCGGGGATATTGACGAGTTGAACGTCGAGATCGAGCCGTTCGCCCACCGTACCCGTCGCCTCCAGGCGGCCGGAGCCGAGCGTGACGCGAGCGGCGCGAAGGCTCGCGCTGCCATTGGCGAAGGTTCCGGCGGCGACCGCGTCGATCGGCGGCGCGCCGGCCTGGCGCGTCTGCGCCACGGAGACGCCATCGGCGCGCAGGTCGAACTCGGCATTGGGGGTGGAGAGCGAGCCGGTGGCCCGGGCGGTGCCCGAGAGCGTGCCGCGCGCGTCGAGGTCTGGCCTTGCGGCATTGGCGAGCGCCACGGGCAGCCGGTCGAGCGTCAGCGACAGGTCGAGGGCGCGGCCCACCGTGCCGGAGAGGTCGAGCGAGCCCTCGCCCACATCGATCCGCCCGCGCTCGAAGCGTGCCGTGCCGTCGGCATAGGTGCCGGCGACGTCCAGCGCCAGCGGGCGCACGCCGGACTGGCGCAGCGGCGCGGCGGTGAGATCGCGGCCGGTAAGCTGGAAGCGCGCGTCGGGATTGCTGATCGAGCCGGTGGCGGTGGCCGTGCCGTTGAGCGTGCCGGAAGCGCCGAGGCCGGGGCGCACGCCGTTGGCGAGCGCGGCCGGGAAATCAACGAGCTGAAGCTGGAGATCGAGGGCACGGCCGACGCTGCCCGTCGCTTCCAGGCGGCCCGAGCCGACATCGACCCGCGCCGTCTCGATCCGAACGGTGGCGGCGCGATAGGTGCCGGACACGTCCAGCGACAGGGGCTGCACGCCGGCGCGGCGCACCTCGGCGGCCGTGATGCCCGCGCCCGCCACGTCGAAGGTGACGGCCGGGTTCTGGAGCGAGCCGGTGGCCCGGGCCGTGCCGTTCAACAGGCCTCCGGCGTCGAGGCCGGAAACGAAGCCGTTGGCGAGCGCGACCGGAATGTCCACGAGGCGCAGGTCGAGATCGAGCGACTGACCCACCGTGCCCGTTGCGGTGACGGAGCCTTGGCCGAGCGTGACGCGCGCGGTGCGCAGCGTCGCGGTTCCGTCGCGATATTGGCCCTCGAGGGCGGCGTCGACCGCGTCGATCTTGGCCGCGCGGGTCTGGCTGGTGCGAACGCCGGCCGCGCGCAGGTCGAAGTCGAGATCGGGCGCGTTCGCGAGACCGCCGACCTTCAGCGTGCCGTCCAGCGTGCCCGAGGCGTCGAGCCCGGCGACGAAGGGATTGGCCAGCGCCAGCGGCAGGCGTTCCAGGGCGAGGTCGAGATCGAGCCTGTCCGCCAGCGAGCCGGAGGCGGTGAGCGAGCCGGAGCCGACATCGAAGCGCAGCGTGCCGAGCGTGGTGCGAACCGAGCCGAGCGTCACCGTCGCGGGCTCGCGGAGCGCCAGCCGCGCGTTCGGAATGTCGGCGGTGAGGGTGCGAAGCTGCACCACCGTGCCGGCGTCGGTGAACGCGACGTCGCCGCTGAAACGGGTCGGTACGCCGTTGAGGGATGTTCTGGCGTTGATGGCGGTCGCGTCGTTGACGGTCTCCAGCGTCGCGTCGAGGTTCTCGATGCGCTGGCCGCCGGCCTGCAGCGTCGCGGCGCGGATCGTCCCCGCCGCCAGCGGTGCCTGGAGGAAATTCTGAATGCGCAGGTCGATCCGGGCGTTGGCGAGCCTGTTCGAGCCCAGCGTGACGCCGCCGGAGGTCAGGTCCACGTCGGCGACCGGCGTGCCGCCATTGCCGAGCGCGAAGGCGAGGCGGCCGCGCAGGTCGCCCGAGCCGGTCTGGCCGGCCAGCGCCAGAAGGGTGGAGGCGTCGGGCACGTCGACCGCGAGATCGCCCGAGGGGCGGTTCTGGCCGTCCAGCGACAGCGTGCCGGACAGGTTGTTGCGGCCTTGGCGAAGGAGAAGATTGCGGAGCGAGCGCACCGAGCCTTCGGTGGCGAGGTCCGCCGTCAGTGCCAGCGGCGCGTCGTTGTAGGTGCCGTTGACGGCGATCGTGCCGCTCGGCGCATCGGGCGCGAACGTGCCGTCGATCCGCGCGTCGAGCGCTTGGAGCCGCCGCCCGGCGACCTCCAGATTCTCGGCGTTCGCCGTCAGCTTCACCTCCGGCGCGCTCAAGGTCCCGGCGGCATTGAGCGTGAAATTGGCCTTGCCCTTCAGCGCCTGGTCGGCGACCCCAGCCTGATCGAGGCGGCCGGTAATGGCGGCGGCAAGGGTCTCGCCCGTCAGGCTGGCCGAGCCGGCGATCTCCAGTGCGTCGCCATCCACAACGAGGTCGCTGACGCCGAGACTTCCGTCGGCGGCGCGGCGCGCCTGGCCGTTGATCGCCACGCGCTGGCCGACATAGGGCACGGCTTCGCGCGAAAGCGCCGCCGTTTCGAAGCTGGAGCGGATGTCGAGAAGGAAGGTCGAAAAGTTCAGCGCGGCCTGACCGCTCAACGCGAGATCGGCCGCGCCGGTGGTGAGCGTGGCGCGGTTGAAGCTGAGGCCGTCGCTGGTGAGCGCGCCGTCGGCGTCGAGCGCGATTGGCCCTTCCAGAACCCGCGAGGCGACCAGGGCGACCTGTGAATTCTGAGTGTTCGAGACGGTGGCGTTGCGCGCGTCGACCTTGAGCAGAAGGGGGCCGACGAGATTGTTGAGGTCGAAGGCGGAGGAGCGCACCGTCGCGCTGACCTCGTTCAGGACATAGGTCTCGAAGCCGGCGGTGCGGGCCTTGGCGGCGAGATCGATCCCAGCGGCGGAGAAGGCGCCGGTGAGCTTGGCGTCGAGCGAGGCGATTTCCAGCGCGGTGCGCGCGCCTTGCGAGCCGAAGGCAAGCGGGATCGGATCGCCCGATCCCGTGCGCAGCGCGAGCGTCAGATCGTTGGCGGAGCCGCTGCGGTCGAGCGTGCCCTGGGCGGTGAGGTTGAGCGGGCCGGACTGGAGGCGCCCAGCGTCGATCACGATCGCGCCGTCGTTGCGCAGGAGGACATTGGCGTTGAGCGCAAGGTCCTTGCCAACCGAGCCGAGATAGGCCTCCGGCACGAAAGGCTGCGTCAGGGCGGTGAGCGTCGCCGAGACGCGCCGTCCGTCCGCGCCGGTCTGCGTCGTCGCCTGCAGCGTTGCGGCGCGCTCGGTGCCGAGGTCCACCGTGCCGTTGGCGGCGAAATTGTCGAAGGGACCGGAGCCCTGGATGCTGAGCGCGACGGGCGGGGCCCCCGGCAGTTTCAGGAGCCCGGCGACGAGGCCGCCCGCCGGCTCGCTGGCTGTCACGTTCAGTTCCAGCCGGTTGGCCCCCGGCTGGAAGCCGATCTTCAGCGCGATGTCGCCGCCCTGGTCGAGGCGACGGATCGCGGCCTGCAGGTCGAGCTGCGCCGGGTCGGCGGCGAGCGTCAGCCCGGCTTCCGCCGAAAGGCGCGCGGGAACGCCGGCCACGGCCTCGCCCAGCACGAATTCGTTGATCGCGATGCGGCCGATATTGGCGGTAATGCTCGGCAGCGAGAAGCCGCCCGAGGAAGCTTCGGTCGTCTGCGTCGACGCGCGGGGCAGGCGGTCGAGCCGGATCGAGCCGGCTGAAAGGTTCTGGATCTCGACATTCTTGCGCACCAGCGCCAACGGCGACCAGTCCAGCGCGAGGTCGCGCGCGGTCAGCCAGACGCCGTCGCGGTCCGACACCGTGACCTCCTCGATCCGCACATTGCCGCTCAGCGCGCCCGAGAGGCCCTGGATCTTCACCTGCCTGTCCTCGGTGGACAGGAGGTTTTCCAGCTGGCCGGCGAGGAACTGCGCCTTTGCGGGCTGCGTCGCGGCGAGCGAGGCGAAGACGCAGGCGAGCAGCACGAAGGCCCCGCGCAGGCGGGCCAGACGGCTGAGAAGGAGGCGGTCGAGAAGGAGGTGCATCGTCATCATCAGAAGGCCTGTCCGATGCCGGCATAAATCTGGAAGTCGCTGTCGCGCGGGCCGGGGTCGAGCGGCACACCGACATCGACGCGGATCGGGCCGAAGCTCGTCATGTAGCGCGCGCCGACGCCCGCGCCGATCTTCAGCTTGCTGAAGTCGGGGGCGAAATCGTCGCCCACCGCGCCCGCGTCCACGAAGGGCACGACCTGGATATTGTCCGTCACCTTGAAGCGCAGCTCGGCCGAAGCCTCGAACACCGACAGGCCGCCGATCGGCGTGTCGACGAAGCGCGCATTGGTGCCGGGTAGCGCGAAGCCGGGGTAGTAGGGTCCGATGGACTGGAACACGTAACCGCGCACCGAGCCGCCGCCGCCGGCGTAGAAGCGCCGGTCGTTCGGCACGTCTTCGAGATCGGCGCCCGCCACGATGCCGTAGCCGACGCGCCCGGCCAGCACGAAGCGGCTTTCCTGATCGAAGGAGAGATAGGCCGAGGCGTCGGCCCGCGCCTTCACGAAGGGCACGGAGTTCTCGAACTCGTAAGTCGGCTCGGCCGAGAGCGACGCGAGGAAGCCCTTGGTCGGGTTCAACTTGTTGTCGCGCGTGTCGAACGTGTAGGTCACCGGCACGGAGGCCAGGAGGAACTCCTCGTCGGAAACGAGATAGTCGGTGATGGTCTCGTACTCCGCCTTCACGGCGACAGTCAGCCGCTGCCGGTCGTCGATCGAATACTCCACCCCGTTGGATACGGCGATGGAGCTGCGGTCGTAGGCCAGGGGCTGCTCGGTCAGCGCGGTGATCGAGCCGACATAGACGGAGTCGGGGCCGAGCACGCCCGGCTTCTTGAAGGTCGCGCCCAGCTTGTAGTCGAAGCCGTCGAGCTCACGGCCGGTGGTGCTGATCGTGTCGGCGCCGATGCGCGAGACCGCGCCTTCGAGGCGCAGGCTCTCGGCCCGGCCGAACAGGTTGCGATGCTCCCAATAGGCGTTCACGCCGCCGCCTTCGGTGTTGGAGAAGGTGGCGCCCGCGCCGAAGACGCGCAGCTTCCGCTCGGCCACCGTCACCTGCACGGGCAGCGTGCCGTCGTCCACCTGCGCGTCGCCGGCCTTGACCGAGACCGTGGAGAATACGCCGAGATCGACGAGGCGCTTGCGCGCCTTTTCCAGCGTCGCGGTGGAGAAGGTCGAGCCCGGTTCGATGCCCGCCATGAAGGCGACGAAGCCCGGCTCCATGCGCTGCGTTCCGGTGACGTAGGTCTGGCCGAAGGGCACGGGAGGGCCGG
Protein-coding regions in this window:
- a CDS encoding autotransporter assembly complex protein TamA; this translates as MSGLKRWAGTAYGLPAMAFGLGLVSAPAPADALPKFLDPFNLFGSREETPSDLPDPVRYTATLNVTQDVDGLEKTLTKASSLVADEKEAVSGSLGLLAKARNDRRRLVATLYENSRYDGLVTIRIEGRDIADLAPDATFDTSRPVPVEITVEPGPLFTLGTVRITANGVPVDAVPYDLAPGASADSTRILASEARLLTDLRNEGRPFVAVTARNIVADSATKRIDIDLTVSPGPPVPFGQTYVTGTQRMEPGFVAFMAGIEPGSTFSTATLEKARKRLVDLGVFSTVSVKAGDAQVDDGTLPVQVTVAERKLRVFGAGATFSNTEGGGVNAYWEHRNLFGRAESLRLEGAVSRIGADTISTTGRELDGFDYKLGATFKKPGVLGPDSVYVGSITALTEQPLAYDRSSIAVSNGVEYSIDDRQRLTVAVKAEYETITDYLVSDEEFLLASVPVTYTFDTRDNKLNPTKGFLASLSAEPTYEFENSVPFVKARADASAYLSFDQESRFVLAGRVGYGIVAGADLEDVPNDRRFYAGGGGSVRGYVFQSIGPYYPGFALPGTNARFVDTPIGGLSVFEASAELRFKVTDNIQVVPFVDAGAVGDDFAPDFSKLKIGAGVGARYMTSFGPIRVDVGVPLDPGPRDSDFQIYAGIGQAF
- a CDS encoding translocation/assembly module TamB domain-containing protein, with translation MMTMHLLLDRLLLSRLARLRGAFVLLACVFASLAATQPAKAQFLAGQLENLLSTEDRQVKIQGLSGALSGNVRIEEVTVSDRDGVWLTARDLALDWSPLALVRKNVEIQNLSAGSIRLDRLPRASTQTTEASSGGFSLPSITANIGRIAINEFVLGEAVAGVPARLSAEAGLTLAADPAQLDLQAAIRRLDQGGDIALKIGFQPGANRLELNVTASEPAGGLVAGLLKLPGAPPVALSIQGSGPFDNFAANGTVDLGTERAATLQATTQTGADGRRVSATLTALTQPFVPEAYLGSVGKDLALNANVLLRNDGAIVIDAGRLQSGPLNLTAQGTLDRSGSANDLTLALRTGSGDPIPLAFGSQGARTALEIASLDAKLTGAFSAAGIDLAAKARTAGFETYVLNEVSATVRSSAFDLNNLVGPLLLKVDARNATVSNTQNSQVALVASRVLEGPIALDADGALTSDGLSFNRATLTTGAADLALSGQAALNFSTFLLDIRSSFETAALSREAVPYVGQRVAINGQARRAADGSLGVSDLVVDGDALEIAGSASLTGETLAAAITGRLDQAGVADQALKGKANFTLNAAGTLSAPEVKLTANAENLEVAGRRLQALDARIDGTFAPDAPSGTIAVNGTYNDAPLALTADLATEGSVRSLRNLLLRQGRNNLSGTLSLDGQNRPSGDLAVDVPDASTLLALAGQTGSGDLRGRLAFALGNGGTPVADVDLTSGGVTLGSNRLANARIDLRIQNFLQAPLAAGTIRAATLQAGGQRIENLDATLETVNDATAINARTSLNGVPTRFSGDVAFTDAGTVVQLRTLTADIPNARLALREPATVTLGSVRTTLGTLRFDVGSGSLTASGSLADRLDLDLALERLPLALANPFVAGLDASGTLDGTLKVGGLANAPDLDFDLRAAGVRTSQTRAAKIDAVDAALEGQYRDGTATLRTARVTLGQGSVTATGTVGQSLDLDLRLVDIPVALANGFVSGLDAGGLLNGTARATGSLQNPAVTFDVAGAGITAAEVRRAGVQPLSLDVSGTYRAATVRIETARVDVGSGRLEATGSVGRALDLQLQLVDFPAALANGVRPGLGASGTLNGTATATGSISNPDARFQLTGRDLTAAPLRQSGVRPLALDVAGTYADGTARFERGRIDVGEGSLDLSGTVGRALDLSLTLDRLPVALANAARPDLDARGTLSGTARATGSLSTPNAEFDLRADGVSVAQTRQAGAPPIDAVAAGTFANGSASLRAARVTLGSGRLEATGTVGERLDLDVQLVNIPASIAAAAAPDLGPQGTLNGRVRAGGTIAAPQVQYDLSLAGFSVQPTRDAGVGPLAIAANGQFADNRVTLDSTLSGSGLQFAANGSVNVAGTPSFDLRLDGTAPLSLANRILAENGRSVQGTARINATVTGTAANPNVVGTVSTAGASFVDTGANLAVNAINATVALNGQTATLQGVTAQLGGGGTVSVSGTIGLGAGFPADLAIRVQDGRYSDGELVTVRLNAGLTLQGPLTGAAVLAGTIDASEIAILVPDNLPTSVARIDLKRRNTPPRVLQQLREIDPKSGSGGTTSSAGISLNVTLNAPNRVFVRGRGLDLELGGTIRITGPVSNLGIAGAFELRRGRFQLLSRRLNFERATLTFDGNLVPTLDLLASSDTGEVTVYVAITGPAASPSFAFSSSPALPQDEVLARLIFGQGTSDLSPVQIAQLASAAAQLAGVGGSTGLLDNLRSQLGVDDIDVRTTADGQAAVGVGRYLNENTYVGVDSTGRVSIDLDLGADIKARGAVTAGGGGEVGIFYEKEY